The Granulicella sp. 5B5 nucleotide sequence CACCACCCGCCAGATTGCCTCAGCGACGTCAGGCGAATGGGTCATCGGGCCGGATGTGTCGCGGATGGAGGCCAGAACGTTATTGATCATCGGAGCGTAGTCCGGGTTGTCAAGACCACGCAAGTGCGGAAACGCATTCGCTCCGAACCGCGTCTCGGGCGAGCGTCCGGGTAAGACGAGATGCACACGCACTCCGAATTGCTTCACCTCCATCGCGAGTGACTCGGTAAAGGCATTCACCGCGGCCTTGCTGGCCCGGTACATCCCGATCAGCGGAAGGGTCCTGAGCGTCACCGTCGAGGTGACGTTGATGATGACGCCCGACCGGCGCTGTCGGAATGCCGGCAGCACCGCCTGAACCATCGCCAGTGTGCCGAGCGTGTTGGTTTCGAACAGAGCGCGCGCTGTGGCGGGCTCGGTCAACTCGATCGGCGACGGGGCACCGAAGCCAGCGTTGTTTATTAGCACATCGATCTCGCCCGCATCGGCGACAGCTTTCGCCACGCTGTTAGGATCGGTGACGTCGAGCGGCAGGATCTGCAGGCGATCGGACTTCGGCAGCAACTCCACGTCAACCGTGCGCATTGTCGCGACGACATCCCAGCCGCGCTCAAGAAACAGCTTCGCGGTTTCCTGACCAAAACCAGACGAACAACCCGTAATCAGAATCTTTGACATAAAGGCACCTCCCGATGCGGTTCAATATGTATGAGGATAGGCCGGATGCACAGGACTTTCTACGGTTGACAGTCCTTGATTCTTTTGCGAGAGTCCTTTCATGTCTGTTGACCCGCTAGCGGAAGTGGTTACCCTGCTCCAGCCGGCCGCGCGTGCTTCCAAGCTGGTGGAGTGCGCCGGTCAGTGGCGAACCCACCGCGAAGGAACGGGCGAGCCGTTCTTCTGCGCCGTGTTGGAGGGCCACTGCCGCATCACGGTGGAGGGACGTCCGCCGATGACCCTGGAGGCAGGCGACTTCTTGCTGATACCTGCCTTGCGCGACCTCGTCAACGAAAGCCTGGATGCCCCGCCTGAGGGCGTCATGACCAACTCGGTTCAGCACAGCCCGGGCTACTTTCGCGTCGGCGACCAGCAGGGCTCGATAGCATTACGCGCACAGATTGGGCATTGCAGCTTCGCTTCGCCTGACGCAGAACTGCTCGTACCTCTGCTTCCGCAGATCGTGGTCGTACGCGAGGAGCCACGGCTCGCTGCGCTGATGCAACTGGTCGATGGAGAGACCCGTGCGCGGCGGCCAGCGCGCGATTTGGTGCTCGAACGGCTGCTGGAGGTGCTGCTCATCGAGGCGTTGCGGGCCGGCGGAGAGACTACCTCTGCACCGGGCCTGGCACGAGGCCTTGCGGATGATCGCCTTGCGACAGCGCTTTGCTCCCTGCATGCACATCCAGAGTTTCCCTGGACGGTGCCGAAGCTCGCGGCTGAGGCGGCACTCTCGCGCTCAGCGTTTTTCGCTCGGTTCACTCGTACTGTTGGCTTGCCGCCGATGGAATACCTTCTGGCGTGGAGGATGGCACTCGCCAGGCGGCTGTTGAATGCTCACAAATTAGGGATGGAACAGGTTGCTGAGCGCGTGGGCTACAGCTCGGCTAGTAGCTTCACCGTTGCCTTTGCCAGACATGTAGGCATATCGCCTGCAAGATATGCGCGAGATCACTCCGCTTCTCGGATTCTGGCCGATCAGCTTTTGTAACGATCTTCTCGTCGGTTCGCGATTACTGACGACAAGCCGACATATCGGTACTAATCCGGTGTCGGTGAGTAAATTGGCGATCACGCGCTCGTTGAGCGTGAAAAACGGATATCCCACGAAAACTCATTTGTTGAGCTGATCCGCAACCTGAGATATAGATGCATTCGATTGGATTCACTTTTCTGAAATCCTTTTCAATGAAGCTAGCCACAAATCGTGACCGCGATGCATTGCCTGGGGATCTCTTCGGCGGACCTCAATCGCGCCGGCCCCCTTTACGACCTCCTCGGTGATTACGTGACAGCCCGCAGGAACTTTCTCCAGAAGGAAGGTGTGATATGCCTGTGTTGCTGTTCCGTCACCAAACCAGCCAATGCGGCTTGTGCGTACGAATTCATGAACACGGCTTTCGACGTGGACTCCAAAGGTATCCCATGAAAAGCGAGTGTCTGGATGAAGCTTTCCATCCGGACTATTCAACAACCGAACGTTATGAGAGTTCGCATACCATTCCGGCCACGAAGATGCCTTGACCAGATGGTTCCAAACAACGGAGCAGGGCGCCTGAATCACCACTTCATTGTGTGCGAACAAGTCTGCATCTTGTGGCGTATATCCGTCTGGCCAGTGGATTGTAAAAGAACGCAGAGGCCAGTCAGGATTGTCAGTCTGCGATGCCTGCCCCTGAGCGGGCCGGCTCAGCGCCGCACCCAGGGTTGCCAGACATACAACAATCCAGCCCGCCATCATGATTTGCTTTCGAAAGAAATTCATTTTAGGACTCCTGCTGGAAAATCAAGATCGAAGGCGCGACTCTCATGTCCACGCAGGGCGCGCGAAAGCAACCTGCGTGGACACGAGCACGCTCTCACTGGTTCTTCAACGTACGCAGAACGATGTCCATCAAGGGGGCATCCGAAGCAGGATTCTGGCCCGTTATCAACTCGCGGTCCACAATCGCATGTGGCTGCCAGGCTTCCGCCGCGTTCGAGATATTTCCGCCGGCGATCTGTAGAGCATCCTGCGGGAAGAAGAGCGGGTCGCCTTTGAAGACATACTGGGCCGCGATCTTCTCTTCTGCATCGCTGAAGATGGTCATGCTGTACCCGGCATAGGGCCATCCAACGGCGATCTTTCGAGCCTCATCCACGTCGCCTGAACGAAGCGCCTTCTGGTATGCGATTGGGTCGCTGGTTGCCGAAGCGAGAGCGACCGGTCCATGGCACAGCAGGACAATGGTCTTATTGTGTTTGTGAAAGTAGACAAGAATCTTTCCGAGCTCAGGGCTTGCCATCAGATCGATCATGGGCGCAGGTCCTCCAGGAACGAACACCGCCTTGTACTGATCCAGACCGCCAGCGATTGCCTGGTTTAGCGTGAGTGGATGATCGAGACCTCTCAACGTCTTCTGAAATTCCACGGCAGCCTTCAGGCGCTCTTCGCTCTCGCCAAAGTATGTCTTGTTTACTGAATCAGCGGCCACTTGCGGCGTGTTGCCCTTTGGATTGGCAAAGACAAGCTCATAACCAGCGTTCTTGAAACGCATCGCGGGGTCGACCAACTCATTGAGGTAATAGCCGGTCTCGAATGTCTTCCCATCTTTCAACGGAAGGGTCGTTTCACTTGAAAGAACTACGAGAATTTTTCCTTTGTCTTGCTGCGCCGACGCGCCGCTTATCGAGGCTGCTGTAACTACCGCTGCTATGACCATATTCCTCCATATCTTCATGTCGTTCCTCTTTCCTGCCTTTGTGTAATGCTGCTTCTTTAGCCTTGTGTCGAGTCCACAGCCTCCTGCAGCACTTGCTCCAGCGTTGTCGCAGCGATGACCCGCTCAGCGCTCGTATTTCCAAATGCAATCCAATGGCTGTTAAACCCTTCAATCATCTCGGCCATCGCTTCCGCAGAGCGCGGGGTGAGACCCCAACTCTGATAAGTGGGAATCCATTGGTCTCGCGGAACTATCGCGGCCTTTATCTCTCTGCCGAAGATTTTGCTGAACACTGACGCAACGTCGAGTGGGGAGAGCGCGGGCTCCGCAGCCAGTTCGATCACTCGATGACCCGACCATGCCTGCTGAAGAAGCTCTGCAGCTAGCGTCCCAATGTCCTTGGTAGCGATCATCGGCACGCGTAGATTTAGAGGATCGAGAAAACTCCAGAGCACACCCGTTTCCCGGGCCGAAGGAATGAGCCCATGGAAGTTCTCCATAAACCAGCCCGCGCGAATGGCAGCCGTCGCGATCGGCAAGCTAGAAAATGCCTCTTCCATCGCGTGCAGCTTGAGGATGGCTCCTGTCCCGATTTCACGTTCTGCCCCGATGGAGGAAAGAAAGACCACCTTGCGAATTCCTGCGGCCACTACTGCATGTTTCAGGCTGTCCAAGTCCCTGGTGTTTTCCGCGAACATGTCCTGGGCTTCGAAATAGGTCGGCAGCATGATGTACACGCCCTCGCTTCCTTCCAGAGCGCGTGCCATCTGTTTTTTGTCCGAAAGCTCTGCCGCGACGATCTCCGCGCCCCGCTCTCGCCATTCAATCGCCTTGGCCACATTGCGGACGATGCCTCGGACCTTCTGCCCATTGGCAAGAAGCGCCCTTGCTGCCGTGCCGCCCGTCTTTCCCGTAATACCGATGACTGTGTACATAACTACCTCTTCCAACCGAATCTCCTGCTACGGTGGATAGGATTCGCGAGGATGTGTGCGCAATTCAAGCATTTATCACACAAAATACATGATCTAAAATCATTAATATGGAGACAGACGCACGTATCCTTGGCGGAATCGCCACACTCTCGGCCGTGGTTGAGTCAGGGAGCTTTGTGAGAGCAGCCAACACTTTGGGCGTTACCCAATCTGCGGTGAGCCGCGCCATTGGCAAACTGGAGGTCCGAATTGGCATACGGTTGTTTCATCGCACAACCAGGACCGTGAAGTTGACCGCGGAGGGCAGGCAGTTTTACGAGGAGATCGCACCTCTGCTCGACGGCATTAAGAATGCCGTGACATCGGCGAGTGGCGCAGGCACTTCGGTCAAGGGGCATCTGCGCGTCAATATTGATCCATTGTTTTCGCGGCTGCTGATCGCTCCACAGATTGGAAAATTTCTTGATCGTTATCCTAAACTTTCTCTGGAGTTGGTAACGCGAAGTTTACCGGGAGATTTGGTCAGTGAGGGCTTCGACGTCGGCATTCGTTTCGGAGATCCGGCTCCCTCTTCGCTTGTCATTCGAAAGTTGCTGGAAACTCGCATTCTCACCGTAGCCGCACCCGGCTATATCGAACGATTCGGCCGCCCTAGCAAGCCGGCAGATCTCCGGGACCATGATTGTCTTCAATTCCGCAACTCCGCCACCGGCCAACCGTATGAATGGGAATTCCACAGGGGACGCAAAGTCGTCCCGGTTAAAACCAATAGCCAGCTTATGGTGACTGACGCGGGCACTCTGCTGGCGGCCTGCCTCGCTGGCGCCGGAATCGCGCAAGTGATGAACCTTGAGATTCAGCCACTGCTCGATTCGGGCAAACTCATCGATCTTTTCCCAGACTGGCCGGATGAAACGTTCCCTCTCTACATGCTCTATCCTTCTCGCACATTGCCTCCGGCGAAACTGCGGGTATTTATAGATTTCGCGCAGACGGTGACTGGACAGTGCTCCGATGGTGCTGGGAACACGTAGCCTTTTCAGTAGGTGGATGTTCTGGTGAGATACCCGGAATGTTGGCTTGTATTCTGCAATTGTCGCCTCACTGTCCCATCCAGGCCAATGCACCCGTCGAGTAAGGGGTAGAGTCGACATCGAAGCGAAGATTAGTCTTGTGAAACGCGCTTCGCGGAAGCAATCCTCAGCGAGTGATAAATCGCCAATGTGCTCACCGACATCGGATTAGTGCCGACATGTCAGCATATGGGAAATGGCGTGCGCCCCTTTTGAGTAAGCGGGATGCAAAGCCCGTCACCCATGAGACCTCACTGATTAAGACTCGACTCTTATGCCAGCTGATGTCTCCTGCGTCTCGATCCGACTTCGTTGTAACGCTTTATCCACTTGTTTGCGGTCGGACGTGAGAGCCGTGCGCATGGCGCAAGTCCGTCAGTGACATCTCTTACTGCTGATAGGTCGATAGAGAACTGCAGGAGTTGACCCACAACCCCACTCTCTTTCCAGGATATAAACGCATCTTCTTTGCGTCTCGTTCCTCGTTGAAGAGCCCCTTCTCCCGTATCTGTAAGCCTTTATAAACCATATTCCCGGTAGCTACTCAACTGCCATCCCTCACGACGTCGCTGCACCCGCGCTGGGACCTCGGCCGGAAGGTATTTCTATATTCTCAGCATTGGTTCCCCTCACGGGCATTATTTCCCAGCGGCAGCTCTCGGGCCGTTCGTTACTTCGTCGCCAACGCCTTCCGTAGCAATCACCCCGGAGACCTCCATGACGCTTGCTGCCGACACCGTCGTTGCAATCGATATCAGCGGAGGAAAAGACAGTCAGGCCTGCGCCATCCGGATAATAACGTACCTCGAAAGAGATCGGACACGGAGGGCCAAGCGTTCTTATCCACTCCGCTCTCATCGCCGATCAGAACGTAACGCAGCCTATCGTGGTGCATCGCTCCAGTGATCTCCGCATGGCTCGTCGAATATGAAGCCTGATGCGCTCCATTCGTCGGAACTACCTTCCAGTGCTCCCGGAAGAGAACATTGAATCTGAAGTGCGACTATGCGAATGCTTATCCGGATGATTTTTGTACGCCTATCACAGTGAAGCCGCCCTTCCGGGCGGCTTTGAACCTTGGGCTTTTGGTTGGCGTTACAATTCGTCCCAGCTGGTAGATTATTCAGCAATCCCGATAGTTCTAATTCGGTGAACCAGAACTAAAGGGCCATATAGCCGTCAGATCTCAGGTGATGCCTGGCGCTTTTCCTCATTGCGAGGTCTGCGCGGATACCAGTAACGGTAAACCAAGCCTGAACACAGCTTAGCAATTTAGAGAATGTATGTAAAGAAAGAATCCCGCTAGGATGGAATATAAGCGGAGATGCAAGTGCCTGTGCCAGATGCGCCCGGATCGCAAGAAATTTAACAATGAAACAGTTTACCGCCAATCAGTTGTAACACCCTCTCGCAAAGGCCAAATGCCCCACCTTGAAATGACGGTTAATCGGATTCGTCCCGCAAAAAACACTTGCAAAATTGGCATATTAATCATGCAGCCTAAGTACTGATTTTGACGAAATAATGCCAGCATCAACTGACGCATGAACAGAAGTTGCGCAGATCAGAATTGAGCTTTCTCCCTGATGAGATCTATCTCCGAGATCGCTTGCTGGCAGGCAAGGCCCCCGAAACAGATGAGCCACCTGCCCTTGCGAGCGAATTGGGGAACATCCCCAGCATTTGAATTGGATTCCGGTTCTCTCAGCCGAATAGGAATTAGTAACGGGAAACATCGTTCTGGGAAGTTATCCACTACCCTGCATAGCTCTCCATGAGTGCATTACTCTGAAATCGACAGTTGCTGGCCTAACCGGCTGGATGGCTAGATACTGGCCGATATGTCGATACCAATCGGATCTCGATGAGTGCATTCGTTATGCACTCACTGAGATCCACTGATATCAGATGGCCGAGAAGCCGCCGTCGACATTCAACTCCATACCGTTCACGAAGCTCGAATCGTCTGAAGCAAGAAACAGTGCGACCGTCGCGATCTCCTCAGGTCGCCCCATCGTTCCCCGCGGGATCAGGGATTCGAACATCTGCTTCGCCTCCTTGGTGAGAACCTGGTCCTGCATCGGCGTGGCAATCGGCCCTGGATGCAGGACGTTCACCCGGATATTTCTGCCCTTCAGTTCGTTGAGCCACCCGCGCGCGAATGCGTGCAGCGTCGCCTTGCTCGCCGCATACACGCTGTAACTAGGAAAACCTTTGAGCGATGCGACGGACCCAGTCATGAAGATCGATCCGCCATCGTTGAACAGCGGCAACGCTTTCTGAACCGTAAACAGCGTTCCACGCACATTCAGGTCGAAGATCGTATCGAAGTGCTGCTCGGTAATCTCGCCCAACGGTGCGGCCTCGCCCCAGCCAGCGCTCGCATACAGGACGTCGATCTTGCCCTTTTCGCGCTTGACCGTATCGAACAGACGGTCGAGATCATCGAGATTGGCTGCGTCCCCTTGCACGCCGGTCACGTTCCGGCCAATCTCCTTGACGGCCTCATCAAGCACCGCTTGCCTCCGCCCCGTGATGAAAACGTAGGCACCTTCTTCAACAAAACGCTTGGCGCTCGCCAGCGCCAAGCCGCTCGATCCTCCCGTGACGACTGCGACCTTACCCTCAAGCTTTCCCATACTTACTCCTGCGGTTAGATGTGTGTAGCATTCCGTACAGGAGAGTAGAGTTCTTTCGTGGTGGACGAGAACTGCTCGTAAGTCCTAATGTTTTGTCCATTCGTCCAAACTGGGAGGCTGTATTGGATCCAATAACCGACATCTTCAAAACGATGCACGTCACCGCTTTCGGTCAGCACAGGCTGGAGGCAACAGCCCCATGG carries:
- a CDS encoding SDR family oxidoreductase, translating into MSKILITGCSSGFGQETAKLFLERGWDVVATMRTVDVELLPKSDRLQILPLDVTDPNSVAKAVADAGEIDVLINNAGFGAPSPIELTEPATARALFETNTLGTLAMVQAVLPAFRQRRSGVIINVTSTVTLRTLPLIGMYRASKAAVNAFTESLAMEVKQFGVRVHLVLPGRSPETRFGANAFPHLRGLDNPDYAPMINNVLASIRDTSGPMTHSPDVAEAIWRVVNDPASPLHTAAGADAEIWMAEANIV
- a CDS encoding AraC family transcriptional regulator — protein: MSVDPLAEVVTLLQPAARASKLVECAGQWRTHREGTGEPFFCAVLEGHCRITVEGRPPMTLEAGDFLLIPALRDLVNESLDAPPEGVMTNSVQHSPGYFRVGDQQGSIALRAQIGHCSFASPDAELLVPLLPQIVVVREEPRLAALMQLVDGETRARRPARDLVLERLLEVLLIEALRAGGETTSAPGLARGLADDRLATALCSLHAHPEFPWTVPKLAAEAALSRSAFFARFTRTVGLPPMEYLLAWRMALARRLLNAHKLGMEQVAERVGYSSASSFTVAFARHVGISPARYARDHSASRILADQLL
- a CDS encoding type 1 glutamine amidotransferase domain-containing protein, which gives rise to MVIAAVVTAASISGASAQQDKGKILVVLSSETTLPLKDGKTFETGYYLNELVDPAMRFKNAGYELVFANPKGNTPQVAADSVNKTYFGESEERLKAAVEFQKTLRGLDHPLTLNQAIAGGLDQYKAVFVPGGPAPMIDLMASPELGKILVYFHKHNKTIVLLCHGPVALASATSDPIAYQKALRSGDVDEARKIAVGWPYAGYSMTIFSDAEEKIAAQYVFKGDPLFFPQDALQIAGGNISNAAEAWQPHAIVDRELITGQNPASDAPLMDIVLRTLKNQ
- a CDS encoding NmrA family NAD(P)-binding protein, whose translation is MYTVIGITGKTGGTAARALLANGQKVRGIVRNVAKAIEWRERGAEIVAAELSDKKQMARALEGSEGVYIMLPTYFEAQDMFAENTRDLDSLKHAVVAAGIRKVVFLSSIGAEREIGTGAILKLHAMEEAFSSLPIATAAIRAGWFMENFHGLIPSARETGVLWSFLDPLNLRVPMIATKDIGTLAAELLQQAWSGHRVIELAAEPALSPLDVASVFSKIFGREIKAAIVPRDQWIPTYQSWGLTPRSAEAMAEMIEGFNSHWIAFGNTSAERVIAATTLEQVLQEAVDSTQG
- a CDS encoding LysR family transcriptional regulator, which produces MRAANTLGVTQSAVSRAIGKLEVRIGIRLFHRTTRTVKLTAEGRQFYEEIAPLLDGIKNAVTSASGAGTSVKGHLRVNIDPLFSRLLIAPQIGKFLDRYPKLSLELVTRSLPGDLVSEGFDVGIRFGDPAPSSLVIRKLLETRILTVAAPGYIERFGRPSKPADLRDHDCLQFRNSATGQPYEWEFHRGRKVVPVKTNSQLMVTDAGTLLAACLAGAGIAQVMNLEIQPLLDSGKLIDLFPDWPDETFPLYMLYPSRTLPPAKLRVFIDFAQTVTGQCSDGAGNT
- a CDS encoding SDR family oxidoreductase, which encodes MGKLEGKVAVVTGGSSGLALASAKRFVEEGAYVFITGRRQAVLDEAVKEIGRNVTGVQGDAANLDDLDRLFDTVKREKGKIDVLYASAGWGEAAPLGEITEQHFDTIFDLNVRGTLFTVQKALPLFNDGGSIFMTGSVASLKGFPSYSVYAASKATLHAFARGWLNELKGRNIRVNVLHPGPIATPMQDQVLTKEAKQMFESLIPRGTMGRPEEIATVALFLASDDSSFVNGMELNVDGGFSAI